Proteins encoded by one window of Fibrobacter sp. UWB15:
- the recJ gene encoding single-stranded-DNA-specific exonuclease RecJ, with the protein MAEAQDEIVNEHLASAMSKSLRVPHVVARFLVSRGVRSVSDAHRMLCGNAGDVLDPFLIKGMDAAVAWLLDVREKHEKVFVFGDYDLDGMSAVTLMTRALSELGIESDWRLPNRFGDGYGLSSSAVEEMHQAGARYVITVDTGITANAEIALAKQLGMSVLVIDHHQPSGDGLPECDVLLDPHQEGDTYPNPELCGVGVSYKFICALYSKLSLPEPTKFLDLVALGTLADLVSMTPENRAFTKAGLKSIESSHWPGLQEMYSNLMKGHGSVGGIDVMYKFAPLLNAPGRMERPDPALKLLLSPNMATANALMAELREWNSKRKQKEAEITEMAQSQMEAMYGDKLPTVIVVAGNDWHVGVIGIVAAKLAQEYHRPTAVLSIQDGMAHASARAVPGFNWHKALFESRELFDRWGGHANAAGFSLPADKIDELRKRLEVSAASQNYTGTEECEGEAAPCSYDIRISLNELVVEASQYMSPREYGAGNAANKNQLISILDFIDLLEPFSGNFPYPTFRADNVKVHRLRELKGGHLQMDISQAGSRVYPAIGFGLRKFKSLLSKPVSVIFEPTWNYFNDRKSLQLCIKAIEPYTEPSTVNS; encoded by the coding sequence ATGGCCGAGGCTCAGGACGAAATCGTAAACGAGCACTTGGCTTCCGCAATGTCGAAAAGCCTCCGCGTTCCCCATGTGGTGGCGCGATTCTTGGTGTCTCGTGGAGTTCGTTCCGTGTCAGACGCTCATCGCATGCTGTGCGGTAATGCAGGTGATGTGCTGGATCCGTTCCTGATCAAGGGAATGGATGCTGCCGTCGCTTGGTTGCTGGATGTCCGCGAAAAGCACGAAAAGGTTTTTGTCTTTGGTGATTACGATCTGGACGGTATGTCGGCTGTGACGCTCATGACACGCGCCCTTTCGGAATTGGGCATCGAGTCCGATTGGCGACTTCCGAACCGCTTTGGCGATGGCTACGGCCTTTCGTCTTCGGCTGTCGAAGAAATGCACCAGGCGGGCGCCCGCTACGTGATTACGGTAGATACCGGCATTACGGCAAATGCAGAAATTGCACTGGCCAAGCAACTGGGAATGTCGGTGCTTGTCATTGACCATCACCAACCTTCGGGCGACGGCCTCCCGGAATGCGATGTGCTTCTGGATCCGCATCAAGAAGGCGACACCTACCCGAATCCAGAACTTTGCGGTGTCGGCGTTTCATACAAGTTTATTTGCGCCCTGTATTCCAAGCTTTCTCTGCCGGAACCGACCAAGTTCCTGGACCTAGTGGCCTTGGGCACCTTGGCCGACTTGGTCTCCATGACTCCTGAAAACCGCGCTTTTACCAAGGCGGGCCTCAAGTCTATTGAATCCAGTCACTGGCCGGGCCTACAAGAAATGTATAGCAACTTGATGAAGGGCCACGGCAGTGTTGGCGGCATCGATGTGATGTACAAGTTTGCGCCACTCCTGAATGCGCCTGGCCGTATGGAACGCCCGGATCCGGCGCTCAAACTTTTGCTCAGCCCGAACATGGCGACCGCCAATGCCCTGATGGCAGAACTGCGCGAATGGAACAGCAAACGCAAACAGAAAGAAGCCGAAATTACCGAAATGGCTCAGTCGCAAATGGAAGCCATGTATGGCGATAAACTGCCGACGGTAATTGTGGTGGCTGGCAACGATTGGCATGTGGGTGTTATCGGAATTGTAGCGGCCAAGCTCGCACAGGAATACCACCGCCCGACGGCAGTACTTTCTATTCAAGACGGCATGGCTCATGCCAGCGCCCGTGCGGTTCCCGGCTTTAACTGGCATAAGGCCTTGTTTGAATCTCGCGAACTGTTTGACCGCTGGGGCGGTCATGCCAACGCCGCGGGCTTCTCCCTTCCGGCTGATAAAATCGATGAACTCCGCAAGCGTCTAGAAGTTTCTGCAGCAAGCCAAAACTACACCGGAACAGAAGAGTGCGAAGGCGAAGCCGCACCTTGTTCCTACGACATTCGCATTTCACTCAACGAACTAGTGGTCGAAGCGTCTCAGTACATGTCGCCCCGCGAGTACGGCGCAGGCAATGCCGCAAACAAGAACCAGTTGATTTCGATTCTGGATTTCATCGATCTGTTAGAACCCTTTAGCGGAAACTTCCCGTACCCGACGTTCCGCGCCGATAATGTCAAGGTGCACCGCCTTCGCGAACTCAAGGGCGGGCATTTGCAGATGGATATTTCCCAGGCGGGTAGCCGCGTGTATCCAGCCATCGGCTTTGGGCTTCGCAAGTTCAAGAGCTTGCTCAGCAAGCCCGTATCGGTCATCTTTGAACCGACATGGAATTATTTTAACGATCGCAAATCTTTGCAGCTTTGCATCAAGGCCATTGAACCTTATACTGAACCATCCACCGTAAACAGCTAG
- the gpmI gene encoding 2,3-bisphosphoglycerate-independent phosphoglycerate mutase, which yields MLKKLSNFPGIKGPVVTIVMDGFGITDKVEGNAIKAARTPTLDNLFKMYPNVLLKAHGRAVGMPTNEDMGNSEVGHNAIGAGQVYNQGAALVQDAIVSGDIFGRDAWKEIASNVRDHGSVLHFIGLFSDGNVHSNISHLKAMVAQAKKEGLKKVRVHILLDGRDVPETSALDYVGPFEKFLDELRSPEFDVCIASGGGRMQITMDRYNANWKMVELGWKTHVLGEGRYFDNATQAIETLRGETKAIDQDLPPFVIAKDGAPVGTINDGDSVVFFNFRGDRAIEITRAFEEESFNEFDRKRFPHVCYAGMLQYDGDLKLPNRFLVPPPAIKETSGEWLSETGVKQFACSETQKYGHVTYFWNGNRSSKFDGETYLEIESDVVPFEQRPWMKAAEITDAMIEALKSGKYQTLRCNFPNGDMVGHTGSFRAATMAIEAVDIGLARLLPVIDALGGVAIITADHGNADEMYEIDKKTGMPKVNKDGTFKAKTSHTLNKVPCILYDNVTGGKLGLKEGDWGLSNIAATTANLLGLEKHEAWDDSMLIIK from the coding sequence ATGCTCAAGAAGCTTTCCAATTTCCCCGGCATCAAGGGCCCGGTCGTAACCATCGTGATGGATGGTTTTGGTATCACCGATAAGGTCGAAGGCAACGCCATCAAGGCTGCCCGCACCCCGACTCTCGACAATCTCTTCAAGATGTACCCGAACGTGCTCCTGAAGGCTCACGGCCGCGCCGTGGGTATGCCGACCAACGAAGACATGGGTAACTCCGAAGTGGGCCACAACGCCATCGGTGCCGGCCAGGTGTACAACCAGGGTGCCGCCCTCGTGCAGGACGCCATCGTCTCTGGCGACATCTTCGGTCGCGATGCCTGGAAAGAAATCGCCTCCAACGTGCGTGACCACGGTTCCGTGCTTCACTTCATCGGCCTCTTCAGCGACGGCAACGTCCACTCCAACATCAGCCACCTCAAGGCCATGGTCGCCCAGGCCAAGAAAGAAGGCCTCAAGAAGGTCCGCGTGCACATTTTGCTCGACGGTCGTGACGTTCCGGAAACTTCCGCCCTCGATTACGTTGGCCCGTTCGAAAAGTTCCTCGACGAACTCCGCAGCCCGGAATTCGACGTCTGCATTGCTAGCGGCGGTGGCCGTATGCAGATTACCATGGACCGTTACAACGCAAACTGGAAGATGGTGGAACTCGGCTGGAAGACCCACGTGCTGGGCGAAGGCCGCTACTTCGACAACGCCACGCAGGCTATCGAAACGCTCCGTGGCGAAACCAAGGCTATTGACCAGGACCTCCCCCCGTTCGTGATTGCAAAGGACGGCGCTCCGGTCGGTACCATCAACGACGGCGACTCCGTGGTGTTCTTCAACTTCCGTGGCGACCGCGCTATCGAAATCACCCGCGCCTTCGAAGAAGAATCCTTCAACGAATTTGACCGCAAGCGCTTCCCGCATGTGTGCTACGCTGGCATGCTCCAGTACGACGGCGACCTCAAGCTTCCGAACCGCTTCCTCGTGCCGCCTCCGGCCATCAAGGAAACCAGCGGCGAATGGCTTTCCGAAACGGGCGTCAAGCAGTTCGCCTGCTCCGAAACGCAGAAATACGGCCACGTGACCTACTTCTGGAATGGCAACCGTTCCAGCAAGTTCGACGGCGAAACCTACCTCGAAATCGAATCTGACGTTGTTCCGTTCGAACAGCGCCCGTGGATGAAGGCCGCCGAAATCACCGACGCCATGATCGAAGCTTTGAAGAGCGGCAAGTACCAGACGCTCCGCTGCAACTTCCCGAACGGCGACATGGTGGGCCACACAGGTTCCTTCCGCGCTGCCACCATGGCTATCGAAGCCGTGGATATCGGCCTTGCGCGCCTGCTCCCGGTGATTGACGCTCTCGGTGGTGTCGCCATCATCACGGCTGACCACGGTAACGCCGACGAAATGTACGAAATCGACAAGAAGACCGGCATGCCGAAGGTCAACAAGGACGGTACCTTCAAGGCCAAGACGAGCCACACCTTGAACAAGGTTCCTTGCATCCTTTACGATAACGTAACGGGCGGCAAGCTCGGCCTCAAAGAAGGCGACTGGGGTCTGTCGAACATCGCTGCAACGACCGCGAACCTCCTCGGCCTCGAAAAGCACGAAGCGTGGGACGACAGTATGTTAATCATCAAATAA